A part of candidate division WOR-1 bacterium RIFOXYB2_FULL_36_35 genomic DNA contains:
- a CDS encoding translation elongation factor Tu: MAREKFERKKPHLNVGTIGHVDHGKTTLTSAITNVLAQKGFAKAKRFDEIDAAPEEKARGITIAIAHVEYETDKRHYAHIDCPGHADYVKNMVIGAAQMDGAILVVSAADGAMPQTREHILLARQVNVPNVVVFLNKCDMVDDPELIDLVEVEIRELLSKYEFPGDKIPIIRGSALKAMENPTDPEAAKCILELANALDTYLPDPERPIDKPFLMPVEDVFSITGRGTVGTGRIERGIVKVGEEVEIIGLGSHKKVTVTGVEMFRKTLDEGMAGDNVGLLLRGIEKEELMRGMVAAKPGTVKPHTKFKAQVYVLKKEEGGRHTPFFPGYKPQFFIRTTDVTGEIGLPDKVEMVMPGDNIEMSVSLITEVAIEEGMRFAIREGGHTVGAGAVTKIIE, translated from the coding sequence ATGGCAAGAGAAAAGTTTGAAAGAAAAAAACCGCACTTGAATGTAGGAACAATAGGACATGTTGATCACGGAAAAACAACCCTAACATCAGCTATTACAAATGTTTTAGCGCAAAAGGGATTTGCAAAAGCAAAGAGATTTGATGAAATTGATGCCGCGCCTGAAGAGAAAGCTCGAGGTATTACAATTGCTATTGCTCACGTAGAATATGAAACAGACAAGAGGCATTATGCTCATATCGATTGTCCTGGTCACGCAGATTATGTAAAAAACATGGTCATAGGCGCAGCGCAAATGGATGGAGCTATACTGGTTGTTTCCGCCGCAGATGGAGCTATGCCTCAAACTCGTGAACACATTCTCCTTGCCCGGCAGGTAAACGTACCAAACGTAGTAGTGTTTTTAAACAAATGTGACATGGTTGACGATCCTGAATTAATAGATCTTGTAGAAGTAGAAATCAGAGAATTACTTTCAAAGTACGAATTTCCCGGAGATAAAATTCCAATCATCAGGGGATCAGCTTTAAAAGCCATGGAAAATCCAACAGATCCGGAGGCAGCTAAGTGCATCTTGGAACTAGCAAATGCCTTAGATACTTATCTTCCAGATCCTGAAAGACCTATAGATAAGCCATTTTTGATGCCTGTGGAAGATGTCTTCTCAATTACCGGACGAGGGACAGTAGGAACAGGCCGTATTGAAAGAGGGATAGTAAAAGTGGGAGAAGAAGTAGAAATAATCGGCTTAGGATCACATAAAAAAGTAACTGTTACCGGAGTAGAAATGTTTCGTAAGACACTGGATGAAGGGATGGCAGGAGATAACGTAGGCTTACTCTTAAGAGGAATAGAAAAAGAAGAACTTATGAGAGGGATGGTCGCCGCAAAGCCTGGAACTGTTAAACCACATACAAAATTCAAAGCTCAAGTATACGTATTAAAAAAAGAAGAAGGAGGAAGACATACCCCTTTCTTCCCAGGTTACAAGCCACAATTCTTTATTCGTACAACTGATGTTACCGGAGAAATCGGACTACCAGATAAAGTTGAAATGGTCATGCCTGGAGATAATATAGAAATGTCTGTCTCTTTAATAACAGAGGTTGCCATAGAAGAAGGTATGAGATTTGCTATTCGCGAAGGCGGACATACCGTCGGAGCTGGAGCTGTAACTAAAATTATTGAATAG
- a CDS encoding tRNA (adenosine(37)-N6)-dimethylallyltransferase MiaA produces MPLEKTIIILGPTATGKTKFSIKLAEESNGEIISADSMQVYRGMDIGTAKPPLEERKNIPHHLIDIINPDEEWTVSDFIASTKKIIPEIIVRGKTPLIVGGTGLYLWALINGFSFPIVSGNEKIRENLEKLTIEELYTKLNSVDKQSAEKIHQNDRKRIIRALEVYELTGSPITQMQKMKKSDTTETANIIGLNLSREQLYEKINRRADNMIKKGLIDEVEGLLAKGYSKNLRSFQALGYKEVVEYLEGRWTKEEMIEELKKRTRNFARRQMTWFKRFKNVKWESPE; encoded by the coding sequence ATGCCTTTAGAAAAAACAATAATTATCCTAGGCCCAACCGCCACAGGAAAAACAAAATTTTCAATTAAGTTAGCAGAAGAGTCAAACGGAGAGATAATTTCTGCCGATTCGATGCAAGTTTATCGCGGAATGGATATAGGAACAGCAAAACCTCCCCTGGAAGAGAGAAAAAACATCCCTCACCACTTAATAGATATTATAAATCCAGACGAAGAATGGACTGTTTCAGATTTTATAGCAAGCACGAAAAAGATAATCCCTGAAATCATTGTCAGAGGAAAAACGCCCCTTATCGTAGGGGGTACGGGCCTATATTTATGGGCGCTTATTAACGGGTTTTCCTTCCCTATCGTATCCGGAAATGAAAAAATCCGAGAAAACCTAGAAAAACTAACAATAGAAGAGCTCTATACAAAATTAAACTCTGTCGACAAACAGAGCGCCGAAAAAATCCATCAGAACGATCGAAAAAGAATTATACGCGCGCTTGAAGTTTATGAACTGACGGGATCACCAATTACTCAGATGCAAAAAATGAAAAAATCTGACACAACAGAAACAGCAAATATAATAGGGCTTAACCTCTCTCGGGAACAACTTTACGAAAAAATAAATAGGCGAGCAGACAACATGATAAAAAAAGGATTGATTGATGAAGTAGAAGGATTGTTGGCCAAAGGATATTCAAAAAACCTTAGATCATTTCAGGCATTGGGATACAAAGAGGTTGTAGAATATCTGGAAGGAAGATGGACAAAGGAAGAAATGATCGAAGAATTAAAAAAAAGGACCCGAAACTTTGCAAGAAGACAAATGACCTGGTTTAAAAGATTTAAAAATGTTAAATGGGAATCCCCTGAATGA
- a CDS encoding ribonuclease Y: protein MYLGVLIVIILIAAIIYLIARQKYSDDKVKVAEETAKRILEEAKRNAETKKKEALLEAKEEAVRLRQEFEKESKERKTELGNIERRLLQREEYLEKKEKNIDTEELKLKEQLENVEKTKEELKHVLSEHIKELEKASSLPKEEAKKILLQNLEKELERDAALRISKNEEKIKQESEKKAREILVTAIQRCSVDHVVETTTSVVELPSDEMKGRIIGREGRNIRAFETLTGVDLVVDDTPEAVIISSFDPLRRETARRTLEKLIVDGRIHPARVEEMYNKSKEELKVAMWEAGEKAVMETDIHGVPPVLIQLLGRLKYRTSYGQNVLQHSIEMAHLAGMLASELGVNVKLAKRGALLHDIGKAIDQEVEGTHVKLGVLFAQKAGESPEVIHAIEAHHEDVQPKTIEAVLVMVADTISSSRPGARRDSLESYVKRLEKLESVAKSFEGVEKCFAIQAGREIRVIVQPDKIDDIMSAKLAHDIAKKIETELEYPGEIKVTVIRETRSTDVAK from the coding sequence ATGTATTTAGGCGTACTTATTGTAATAATTTTAATCGCAGCAATTATATACCTTATTGCAAGACAAAAATACAGCGACGACAAAGTCAAAGTTGCAGAGGAAACAGCAAAAAGGATCCTCGAAGAGGCCAAGAGAAATGCGGAAACCAAAAAGAAAGAGGCTCTGCTTGAAGCAAAAGAAGAAGCTGTCCGTCTGCGGCAAGAATTTGAAAAAGAATCGAAAGAGAGAAAAACAGAGCTCGGAAACATTGAACGCAGGCTGCTCCAAAGAGAAGAATACCTTGAGAAAAAAGAAAAAAACATAGATACCGAAGAGCTAAAACTAAAAGAACAGCTTGAAAATGTTGAAAAAACAAAAGAAGAGCTAAAACATGTTTTATCAGAACACATAAAAGAGCTGGAGAAAGCCTCATCTCTTCCAAAGGAAGAGGCCAAAAAGATTCTGCTTCAAAATTTAGAAAAAGAATTAGAAAGAGACGCAGCTCTTAGAATAAGCAAAAATGAAGAAAAAATAAAGCAGGAGTCGGAAAAAAAGGCCCGCGAAATTCTAGTAACAGCTATTCAAAGATGCTCTGTGGATCATGTCGTTGAAACCACCACCTCAGTAGTAGAACTTCCCTCCGATGAAATGAAAGGAAGAATTATAGGTCGTGAAGGGAGAAATATCAGAGCATTTGAAACATTAACAGGGGTTGATTTAGTCGTTGACGACACACCGGAAGCTGTTATTATTTCGAGTTTTGATCCGCTAAGAAGGGAGACAGCGCGAAGAACTCTTGAAAAATTAATTGTTGACGGACGTATCCACCCCGCACGAGTTGAAGAGATGTACAACAAATCCAAAGAAGAACTGAAGGTCGCAATGTGGGAAGCAGGAGAAAAGGCAGTAATGGAAACAGATATACATGGCGTTCCTCCTGTCTTAATTCAATTGCTTGGAAGATTAAAATACAGAACAAGTTACGGTCAAAATGTTTTGCAACATTCAATTGAAATGGCGCATCTTGCCGGAATGCTTGCCTCAGAACTGGGAGTAAATGTTAAGCTTGCAAAACGAGGTGCGCTACTTCACGACATAGGAAAAGCAATCGACCAGGAAGTAGAAGGAACACACGTAAAATTAGGAGTTTTGTTCGCTCAAAAAGCAGGAGAAAGCCCCGAAGTAATTCATGCCATAGAAGCCCATCACGAAGATGTTCAGCCAAAAACCATTGAAGCCGTACTTGTGATGGTAGCAGATACAATTTCAAGCTCCCGTCCAGGCGCTAGGCGCGATAGTTTGGAATCATATGTAAAACGTCTAGAAAAACTCGAATCAGTGGCAAAGTCTTTCGAGGGAGTAGAAAAATGTTTCGCTATACAAGCAGGTCGCGAAATTAGAGTTATAGTCCAACCTGATAAAATAGACGATATAATGTCGGCAAAATTAGCTCATGATATTGCTAAAAAGATTGAGACTGAGCTTGAATATCCCGGAGAGATAAAAGTTACTGTAATTAGAGAGACAAGAAGTACAGATGTTGCAAAATAA
- a CDS encoding UDP-3-O-[3-hydroxymyristoyl] N-acetylglucosamine deacetylase, with translation MSQSKEENQSKSIKKEVSLSGIGLHSGEKGKISFLPSEKGKINFILGDKEIEASSNNVTTTNRGTNLGEIQTIEHVLAAAYGLGIDSLEIKLSTPEPPAMDGSALFFVKALLSAGIKILKKKKTIIVIKKTIEVKERESSIKVIPYDGFCIDFEVDFPAFGKQHFIYNKNTDFIKEVAPARTFGYIEEVEMFKKNGIAKGASTKNALVLSKNSYVNKPRFKDEMVRHKILDLIGDLALLQAYLKAKIIAKKSGHKLNVQLTNLIRLESQT, from the coding sequence ATGTCCCAATCAAAAGAAGAGAACCAATCTAAATCCATTAAGAAAGAAGTTTCCTTATCAGGAATAGGCCTTCATTCCGGGGAAAAAGGTAAAATCAGTTTTTTACCCTCAGAAAAGGGTAAAATCAATTTTATACTTGGAGATAAAGAAATTGAAGCTTCTTCTAATAATGTCACAACAACAAACAGAGGAACAAACCTTGGCGAGATTCAAACAATAGAACATGTCCTGGCAGCTGCCTATGGACTAGGGATAGATTCTTTAGAGATAAAACTTTCGACACCCGAACCCCCTGCAATGGATGGTAGCGCGCTTTTTTTTGTAAAAGCATTGTTAAGCGCCGGCATAAAAATACTTAAAAAGAAAAAAACAATTATAGTAATTAAAAAAACTATTGAAGTAAAAGAGAGAGAAAGTTCTATTAAGGTTATTCCCTACGACGGATTTTGTATAGATTTTGAAGTCGATTTTCCCGCCTTTGGAAAACAACATTTCATTTACAATAAAAACACAGATTTTATAAAGGAGGTTGCTCCCGCAAGAACTTTTGGATATATAGAAGAAGTTGAAATGTTTAAAAAAAACGGAATTGCAAAAGGGGCATCAACCAAAAACGCTCTGGTTCTAAGTAAAAACAGTTATGTTAACAAGCCTAGATTCAAAGATGAAATGGTTCGCCATAAAATCCTAGATTTAATAGGTGATTTAGCGTTATTACAAGCTTATCTAAAGGCAAAAATTATCGCGAAAAAATCAGGGCATAAACTAAATGTACAACTTACAAATCTTATTAGACTAGAAAGTCAAACATAA
- a CDS encoding 3-isopropylmalate dehydratase large subunit (catalyzes the isomerization between 2-isopropylmalate and 3-isopropylmalate in leucine biosynthesis): MNGKTISEKILSEHSKTDAKAKDIVIANLDFMIGQDGTSGVAIDSFNKMGANKVFDPSKIAIIIDHSSPSPNSGVSAIHKKIRDFSRSYGIKLYDIGCGVCHQITPEQGHVVPGNLVIGADSHTCTYGAINVFSTGIGSTDLAAGMISGKLWFKVPETIKVLYNGKIQKGIYSKDLILKLIGDITSDGATYMALEIGGDAISDLSVDARFTISNMAIECGAKAGIMEADQKVLDWVKSNSPKKAEPVYADKDAIYAKTIEIDVEKIEPQIAKPHTVDNVVPISKIGDVPIQQGYIGTCTNGRLEDFQVAAKILKDKKINPSCRLIIAPASKDILLDMINDGTYQILLNAGAIAVTPGCGPCVGTHNGVPSDGENVISTANRNFKGRMGNVNSFIYLGSPATVAASMIEGKISDPRKYL, from the coding sequence ATGAATGGAAAAACAATTTCTGAAAAGATCCTTTCAGAACACTCAAAAACCGATGCAAAAGCTAAAGATATAGTAATCGCCAATCTCGATTTTATGATTGGGCAAGACGGCACAAGCGGAGTAGCAATAGATTCCTTCAACAAAATGGGAGCAAACAAAGTCTTTGATCCTTCAAAAATAGCAATAATAATAGATCATAGCTCTCCATCCCCAAACTCAGGAGTATCTGCAATACATAAAAAAATAAGAGATTTTTCAAGGTCTTATGGCATTAAATTATATGATATCGGTTGCGGGGTATGCCACCAAATTACTCCAGAACAAGGACATGTCGTCCCTGGAAATTTAGTAATAGGAGCCGATTCACATACATGCACATATGGGGCTATAAATGTTTTTTCCACAGGAATCGGATCGACAGATTTAGCCGCGGGAATGATTTCAGGCAAACTTTGGTTTAAAGTCCCGGAGACTATAAAAGTTTTATATAACGGTAAAATTCAGAAAGGAATATATTCCAAAGATTTAATACTAAAACTTATTGGAGATATAACGTCAGACGGAGCAACTTATATGGCGCTGGAAATTGGGGGGGACGCTATTTCCGACTTATCAGTAGACGCAAGATTTACTATATCAAACATGGCGATAGAATGCGGAGCAAAAGCAGGGATTATGGAAGCCGACCAAAAAGTTTTAGATTGGGTAAAAAGTAACTCGCCTAAAAAAGCAGAGCCTGTATACGCGGACAAAGATGCCATATACGCAAAAACAATTGAAATTGATGTTGAAAAAATAGAGCCTCAGATTGCAAAGCCACATACAGTAGACAATGTTGTTCCTATATCAAAAATAGGCGATGTTCCAATCCAACAAGGATATATAGGAACTTGCACAAACGGAAGATTGGAAGATTTTCAAGTTGCGGCAAAAATTTTAAAAGATAAAAAAATAAATCCAAGCTGCAGATTAATAATAGCCCCCGCGTCAAAAGATATTCTTTTAGATATGATAAATGACGGGACATATCAAATATTATTAAATGCCGGCGCAATAGCGGTCACTCCAGGCTGTGGCCCATGTGTCGGCACGCACAATGGAGTTCCCTCAGATGGAGAAAACGTGATATCAACCGCAAACAGAAATTTTAAAGGGCGGATGGGGAATGTAAATTCTTTCATCTATCTTGGATCTCCGGCAACGGTAGCAGCCTCTATGATCGAAGGGAAAATATCCGACCCTCGAAAATATCTTTAA
- a CDS encoding CDP-diacylglycerol--glycerol-3-phosphate 3-phosphatidyltransferase codes for MNIPNLLTSFRIALIPLLVTLLYLNKYYLASALFTVLAITDFFDGYLARKNKEVTNFGKLMDPIADKVLVISALIILTEKGMAASLPVVIISVREIFISGWRAHLGAEGKIIAAGLSGKAKTVMQVLAVLMLMLEIPFGNLCLWIAMILSVYSGVEYIHLHAKKFGMELK; via the coding sequence CTGAATATCCCAAATCTTTTAACTTCGTTTAGAATTGCTTTAATCCCCTTACTTGTAACCTTGTTGTATTTAAACAAATACTACTTGGCATCAGCGTTATTTACAGTGTTGGCTATAACCGATTTTTTTGACGGTTATCTGGCGCGTAAAAACAAAGAAGTGACAAATTTTGGCAAGCTGATGGATCCTATTGCTGATAAAGTTCTTGTCATATCAGCATTGATAATCTTAACAGAAAAGGGGATGGCAGCATCCCTGCCGGTTGTAATAATTTCTGTTAGAGAAATTTTTATAAGTGGATGGAGAGCCCATTTGGGAGCAGAAGGCAAAATAATAGCCGCGGGATTGTCTGGAAAGGCTAAAACAGTTATGCAAGTCTTAGCTGTTTTAATGCTTATGTTAGAAATCCCTTTTGGAAATTTATGCCTATGGATCGCAATGATCCTTTCTGTGTATTCCGGAGTTGAATATATACATCTCCACGCCAAAAAATTTGGTATGGAGCTAAAGTAG
- a CDS encoding 3-isopropylmalate dehydratase — MSIKGKARTTKTKDDINTDYIISGRYKFKIQDPYELAKHVMEDLDPDFYRRIEKGDFLVAGRNFGCGSSREQAPQAIKYSGLQAVIAKSFARIFYRNCFNLGLLAIECNTDEIDENDELEIDLNNGLIKNSTKNKEIKIAPLPKTMQTLLQDGGLIEHFKKHGGFKIT; from the coding sequence ATGAGCATAAAAGGAAAAGCGCGAACAACAAAAACAAAAGACGACATAAATACAGATTATATAATTTCAGGCCGTTATAAATTTAAAATACAAGACCCTTATGAACTTGCCAAACATGTTATGGAAGATTTGGACCCCGATTTTTACAGGCGGATAGAAAAAGGAGATTTTTTAGTCGCCGGAAGAAATTTTGGTTGTGGGTCATCCCGCGAACAGGCTCCGCAGGCTATTAAATACTCAGGATTACAGGCTGTCATTGCAAAATCTTTTGCCAGAATATTTTATAGAAACTGCTTTAATCTGGGACTCCTAGCAATTGAATGTAATACAGATGAAATTGACGAAAATGATGAATTAGAAATAGACCTGAATAATGGCTTAATTAAAAATTCTACAAAAAACAAAGAGATTAAAATTGCCCCTTTGCCAAAAACGATGCAGACGCTACTTCAAGATGGCGGACTTATAGAACATTTTAAAAAACACGGGGGGTTTAAAATTACATGA
- a CDS encoding recombinase RecA: MSNEKAKALEMAISQIEKNFGKGSIMKMGEASKLHVEVISTGSIGLDSVLGVGGFPRGRIIEIFGPESGGKTTVSLQAIGAAQKQGGTAAFIDAEHSMDPLYAKKIGVDTQNLLISQPDYGEQALEICETLVRSNALDIIVIDSVAALVPKAEVEGEMGDSHIGLQARLMSQALRKLTAVVSKSKTVLIFINQLREKVGVMFGSPETTPGGRALKFYSSLRLDVRAQEKIKEGEKIIGTRVKIKVVKNKVAPPFTSTSFVLIHGEGISHEAELLDMGTNYDIVEKSGSWYAFEGEKLGQGYDASLKFLSEHSAISNKIETKIRQKIEEAKKTSEEKRSVATSSRTVATSSRKDIKKAVNQATA; encoded by the coding sequence ATGTCAAATGAAAAGGCAAAAGCACTGGAGATGGCAATATCTCAAATAGAAAAAAATTTCGGTAAAGGGTCCATCATGAAAATGGGGGAAGCAAGCAAATTGCATGTTGAAGTTATTTCAACAGGCAGCATAGGATTAGATTCAGTGTTAGGGGTTGGAGGTTTTCCGAGGGGAAGGATTATTGAAATTTTCGGGCCTGAGTCAGGAGGAAAAACAACTGTATCGCTACAGGCTATTGGCGCAGCACAAAAACAAGGAGGGACAGCAGCTTTTATAGACGCGGAACATTCCATGGATCCATTATATGCAAAAAAAATAGGCGTAGACACGCAAAACCTTTTGATTTCGCAGCCAGACTATGGAGAACAAGCTCTGGAAATTTGTGAAACATTGGTCAGGTCAAATGCTTTGGATATAATTGTGATCGACTCCGTGGCAGCCTTGGTGCCAAAGGCGGAAGTCGAAGGGGAAATGGGAGATTCTCATATCGGCCTACAAGCGAGGCTTATGTCCCAGGCTCTGCGAAAGCTAACAGCAGTTGTTTCAAAGTCTAAAACTGTCCTTATTTTTATCAACCAATTACGAGAAAAAGTTGGAGTAATGTTTGGAAGTCCGGAAACAACGCCAGGAGGGAGAGCTTTAAAGTTCTATTCATCATTAAGGTTAGATGTTAGGGCTCAGGAAAAAATAAAAGAAGGGGAAAAAATCATTGGAACAAGAGTAAAAATAAAAGTAGTAAAAAATAAAGTTGCCCCTCCGTTCACATCAACATCATTTGTATTAATTCATGGGGAAGGAATTTCTCATGAGGCAGAATTACTTGATATGGGAACTAATTATGACATCGTAGAAAAAAGCGGTTCATGGTACGCATTTGAAGGAGAAAAATTAGGCCAAGGATATGATGCAAGTTTAAAATTTCTAAGTGAACATTCGGCGATTTCCAATAAAATAGAAACAAAAATCCGCCAAAAAATAGAAGAAGCAAAAAAAACAAGCGAAGAAAAACGTTCCGTCGCAACGAGTTCGCGAACAGTTGCAACCAGTTCTCGAAAAGATATAAAAAAAGCAGTTAACCAAGCAACTGCCTAA
- a CDS encoding metallophosphoesterase, translated as MLQNKTVNILFIGDIIGSLGRKVTQNILPELKRELNVDITIAQGENSAHGYGITKKIYNWFSDIGINVITMGNHVWDKKEIIKDAASFEMMARPANFPLEKGVPGKEYVIEKTKDGHRIAVVSLVGRVFMSPLDCPFQASDRILKEIEKDADIIIIDIHAEATSEKVALSYYLDGKVSAIFGTHTHVITADERILPGGTAYITDVGMVGGKNSIIGMKKEQILKKFITGMHEKFEPVEEDDGIFNAVFAQIDSKTGRAVSIKKIIKTIDDPFNPDHSL; from the coding sequence ATGTTGCAAAATAAAACTGTTAATATTTTATTTATAGGAGATATTATAGGCTCTCTCGGAAGAAAAGTTACACAGAATATACTCCCGGAATTAAAAAGAGAGCTAAACGTAGATATTACTATTGCTCAGGGTGAAAACTCCGCCCATGGTTATGGCATAACCAAAAAAATTTACAATTGGTTTTCTGATATAGGAATTAATGTTATAACCATGGGAAATCATGTATGGGATAAAAAAGAGATCATAAAAGATGCTGCAAGCTTTGAAATGATGGCAAGGCCCGCTAATTTTCCTCTTGAAAAAGGGGTTCCAGGCAAGGAATACGTTATAGAAAAAACAAAAGACGGCCATAGAATAGCAGTTGTATCCCTTGTTGGGCGTGTATTTATGTCTCCACTTGATTGTCCTTTTCAAGCAAGCGATAGAATATTAAAAGAGATAGAAAAAGATGCAGATATCATTATTATAGATATACACGCAGAAGCAACCTCTGAAAAAGTAGCTTTAAGTTATTATTTAGACGGTAAAGTTTCGGCTATCTTTGGCACGCACACCCATGTTATTACCGCAGATGAGAGGATATTGCCTGGTGGAACAGCATACATCACAGATGTCGGAATGGTTGGAGGAAAAAATTCTATAATTGGCATGAAAAAAGAGCAGATTTTAAAAAAATTTATAACCGGCATGCACGAAAAATTTGAGCCGGTAGAAGAAGACGATGGAATATTTAATGCGGTATTTGCCCAAATAGATTCAAAAACAGGTAGAGCTGTAAGCATAAAAAAAATCATAAAAACAATAGATGACCCTTTTAACCCCGATCATTCACTATAG
- a CDS encoding ribosomal protein S12 methylthiotransferase RimO, with protein MKAHIISLGCPKNLCDTEVIMGELVCAGYSITQNLKDADIIVINTCAFLRSARDESFAIIKKAIKNKKHKAKIYVAGCLPKIKNEKNRLNKLSKLNGIINSDDIFDSHSPRIKATNPWTAYIKISEGCNNRCSYCLIPKIRGPLKNRKVADILKETRELSKKGVKEIIFVAQDTSAHPKFEEILRKTAKIKDIKWIRIMYTHPKHLSKNLIKTIEKEAKICKYIDLPIQHICDNILKKMRRGVSSSDVQGLIETLRNEIKGLVLRTSLIVGFPGEKEGEFLKLADFIKKMQFERLGIFKYSKEEGTSAAKLRGQIPEKVKEFRFHKLMALQNQISKGLNKKLIGKTFEVLIEKIGKNFCIGRTYMDAPDIDGSVKIFNPNLKLGRFVKAKIVKASAYDLEAVLT; from the coding sequence ATGAAAGCACATATAATTTCTCTGGGCTGCCCTAAAAATCTTTGCGATACCGAAGTCATCATGGGAGAACTTGTTTGTGCCGGCTACTCAATAACGCAAAATTTAAAAGATGCAGACATAATAGTTATAAATACCTGCGCTTTTCTAAGATCCGCCAGAGACGAATCTTTTGCAATAATTAAAAAGGCAATAAAAAATAAAAAACATAAAGCGAAAATTTATGTGGCTGGTTGCCTGCCAAAAATAAAAAACGAAAAAAACAGGCTCAACAAGCTAAGCAAGCTCAACGGGATAATCAATTCAGATGATATTTTCGACAGCCACTCCCCCCGCATAAAAGCTACAAATCCTTGGACCGCCTACATAAAAATTTCTGAGGGCTGCAATAACAGGTGTTCATATTGTCTAATACCTAAAATTCGAGGACCGCTAAAAAACCGTAAAGTCGCCGACATTCTAAAAGAGACGAGAGAACTCTCAAAAAAAGGAGTAAAAGAAATTATTTTTGTTGCCCAAGACACTTCCGCACATCCAAAATTTGAAGAGATATTAAGAAAAACGGCAAAAATAAAAGATATAAAATGGATTCGTATAATGTACACACACCCCAAACATTTATCAAAAAATCTGATAAAAACCATTGAAAAAGAAGCAAAAATATGTAAATACATAGACTTGCCTATCCAACATATTTGTGATAATATTTTAAAAAAGATGAGGAGAGGAGTCTCCTCTTCTGATGTTCAGGGTTTGATAGAAACCCTACGAAATGAAATAAAGGGCTTAGTTTTAAGAACAAGTTTAATTGTCGGTTTTCCAGGAGAAAAAGAGGGAGAATTCTTAAAACTTGCCGATTTCATAAAAAAAATGCAGTTTGAAAGGTTGGGAATTTTTAAATATAGCAAAGAAGAAGGGACATCTGCAGCAAAATTAAGGGGGCAGATTCCCGAAAAAGTTAAAGAATTTAGGTTTCACAAGTTAATGGCTTTGCAGAACCAAATATCTAAGGGGCTGAATAAAAAATTGATCGGTAAAACATTCGAAGTTTTAATAGAAAAAATCGGTAAAAACTTCTGTATAGGACGAACTTATATGGATGCGCCAGATATAGATGGTTCTGTAAAAATATTTAATCCCAATTTAAAATTGGGCAGGTTCGTTAAAGCTAAAATTGTCAAAGCGTCTGCTTACGATCTTGAAGCCGTTTTAACCTGA